In Dendropsophus ebraccatus isolate aDenEbr1 chromosome 14, aDenEbr1.pat, whole genome shotgun sequence, the following proteins share a genomic window:
- the ATF5 gene encoding cyclic AMP-dependent transcription factor ATF-5: MSLLAALNLDLEMSMLPVSALHWRADLLKIPAHGNHYEQLPVHMEDGVNLHGAEGGCLAGDGFTDWMTERVDFSCFLPAAADPSLPGPPAPDLEVMATLLKKELEQMEDYFLEESLSPGLPMPHDQVAPSTPPSHEVHFLFPTPDQQLGDRGIEFQAYVAETPAPAPVALDTLDSGCLELLNLYPDVPSDFHRENQQDFMVMTNTTDPPAQSKRLNRPTPYDRPTTSAASCAASHQPKGDRKQKKRDQNKTAALRYRQRKRAEYDALDEECQGLEVRNRELKEKSDSIEREIQYVKDLLIEVYKARSQRLRTN, from the exons ATGTCTCTCCTGGCGGCTTTGAACCTGGATCTGGAGATGTCGATGTTGCCAGTTAGCGCTCTGCACTGGCGGGCGGATCTCCTTAAGATCCCTGCTCATGGAAATCACTATGAACAGCTTCCAGTGCACATGGAAGACGGGGTGAATTTGCACGGGGCGGAAGGAGGATGCCTGGCAG GGGATGGATTCACGGACTGGATGACGGAAAGGGTGGACTTTTCATGTTTCCTGCCAGCAGCGGCGGATCCATCCTTGCCAGGGCCTCCTGCCCCGGACTTGGAGGTCATGGCGACCCTCCTGAAGAAGGAGCTGGAGCAGATGGAAGATTATTTCCTGGAGGAGTCTCTCTCCCCTGGGCTTCCAATGCCCCATGACCAAGTGGCCCCCAGCACCCCGCCTTCTCATGAAGTCCACTTCCTCTTCCCAACACCTGATCAACAACTCGGCGATAGAGGAATAGAGTTCCAGGCCTATGTGGCAGAAACACCAGCTCCTGCCCCCGTGGCACTGGACACGCTGGATTCTGGATGCCTCGAGCTCCTCAATCTATACCCAGATGTTCCAAGTGATTTCCATCGAGAAAACCAGCAGGATTTTATGGTGATGACCAACACCACTGACCCGCCAGCACAATCCAAACGACTCAACAGGCCTACCCCATACGACCGCCCCACCACTTCAGCCGCCAGCTGTGCTGCCTCACACCAACCCAAAGGTGACCGCaagcagaagaagagagaccagAACAAGACGGCGGCGCTCCGGTACCGCCAACGCAAACGCGCAGAATACGACGCATTGGATGAAGAATGTCAAGGCCTGGAAGTCCGCAACAGAGAGCTGAAAGAGAAGTCCGATTCCATCGAAAGAGAGATCCAGTATGTCAAGGATCTACTCATTGAGGTCTACAAGGCCAGGAGTCAAAGACTCCGCACCAACTAG